ACTTGACGCGCACGGGCATGCCGCCCGCGGAGACGCCCGCGAGCTCGGGCACCACGAGGATCGACTCGCGGTCGGCGAGGTAGGACGCGTGGGCGGCCGCGTACGCGTCGCGCATCGCCTCGTCCTCCGCGAGGTCGTCCTGCAGCTCGGCCATCACGTGCTCGGCCTCGAGGTGCGAGATGGCGGCGGTGGCCGCGGGGTGGCACAGGTAGTACAGCGTCGGGAACGGCGTGCCGTCGGTGAGGCGCGGGGCGGTGCTCACGACGGTGGGGTTGCCGCAGACGCAGCGGGCGGCGATGCCGACCACGTCGCGCGCCGGGCGGCCGAGCTGGGCGGTGACGACGCGCACGTCGCGCTCGGAGGGCGGGTCGAAGGGGGGTCGGGTCACTGGTCGCCTCCCTGGACGGATCCCTGGAGCTGGTCGGGCGGGGTGTCGCTGAGGGCGCTCGTGAGCGCGGATCCGAGCAGGGCCTGCACCCAGTCCTGCTTCGTCTCCTGGAGGTCGGCGCTGATGGGCGCGCCGTCGGGCGTGGTGGTGGCGGCGTCGCCTGTCGCGGCGGGCAGCCCGCGGACGAGGTAGCTCGTCTCGCCGGGCATCACGTAGAAGAGGCGGTCGCGCACCTGCGCCTTGAGGAAGGCCGGGTCGTCGTAGCGGGCGCGCTGGTCCTGGAGCTGGGCGATGGTGCCCTTCTGGGCGTCCACCGCGCTCTGCAGGCTGCTGAGCTGCTGCCGCTGCTCGAGGTAGATGCGGAGGCCCGGGGCGAGCACCACGACCGTGAGGACGAGCAGCACGAGCACCATCACGGAGAAGCCGGAGAAGCGCATGCTGCGGAGCCAGTTGCCCGCGGGCGCGTCGCCGTCGGGCAGCGCCACGGGGACGCGCTCGGTGCGCGGACGCGGAGCGCGGCGGGCGCGGAGGGTGTCGAGGCCGGGGAAGCGGGCCATCGGTCCTCCTTCGTGTGCGGATCGGGTCGTGCGGGTGCGGGACGGCGATCCGCCCGCGCCAGGTGGGCGCGGGCGGATCGGCCGGATCAGGCCTGGAAGCGCGGGAAGGCGCTGCGGCCGGCGTAGACCGCGGCGGCGCCGAGGTCCTGCTCGATGCGGAGGAGCTGGTTGTACTTCGCGACGCGCTCGCTGCGGGCGGGGGCGCCGGTCTTGATCTGGCCCGCGTCCACCGCGACCGCGAGGTCGGCGATGGTCGTGTCCTCGGTCTCGCCGGAGCGGTGCGAGAGCACGGTGGTGTAACCGCTGCGCTGCGCGAGGCTGACCGCGTCGAGCGTCTCGGTGAGCGTGCCGATCTGGTTGACCTTGACGAGGATCGAGTTGGCCACGCCGCGCGTGATGCCGTCGGCGAGGCGCTTCGGGTTGGTGACGAAGAGGTCGTCGCCGACGATCTGCACCTTCGCGCCCAGCTCGGCGGTGAAGTGGTCGTAGCCGGCCCAGTCGTCCTCGTCCAGCGGGTCCTCGATGGTGATGAGGGGGTAGGACGCGACGAGGTCGGCGAAGTACGCGGTGAGGTGCGCGGCGTCGACCTTCTGGCCCTCGAACGTGTACGCGCCGTCGGAGTAGAACTCGCTCGATGCGACGTCGAGGCCGAGCGCGATCTGCTTGCCCGCGGTGAAGCCCGCGGCGTCGATGGCCTCCATCAGCAGGTCGAGCGCGGCGCGGTTGCTGTCGAGGTTCGGCGCGAAGCCGCCCTCGTCGCCGAGGCCGGTGGAGAGGCCCTTCTTCTTCAGCAGGCTCTTGAGCGCGTGGTACGTCTCGACGCCCCAGCGCAGGCCCTCGGAGAAGGTGGACGCGCCGACGGGCAGGAGCATGAACTCCTGGATGTCGACGTTGGTGTCCGCGTGCGAGCCGCCGTTGATGACGTTGAGCATGGGGACGGGCAGCGTGTGCGCGTTCGGGCCGCCGAGGTAGCGGTAGAGGGGCAGCTCGGCCGAGTCGGCCGCGGCCTTCGCGACGGCGAGGGAGACGCCGAGGAGCGCGTTGGCGCCGAGGCGGGACTTGTTCTCGGTGCCGTCGAGCTCGATCATCGTGGCGTCGATGATGCGCTGGTCCGCGGCGTCGAGGTCCTGGATGGCCGGGCCGATCTCGTCGACGACGGCGGCGACGGCCTTCTGGACGCCCTTGCCCAGGTAGCGGCCCGCGTCGCCGTCGCGCAGCTCGTACGCCTCGAAGGCACCGGTGGATGCGCCGGACGGGACGGCGGCGCGGGTGAACGTGCCGTCCTCCAGGAGCACCTCGACCTCGACGGTCGGGTTGCCCCGGGAGTCGAGGATCTCGCGTGCGTTGACTGCTTCGATGGCTGCCACGGAATGGTCTCCTTGCGTTGCGGTGAGGGGGTGGGAAGTCGGGTCCATCCTAGCCGCGGGGTCTTTCCGGGCCGCGGGCGGCGAGGCCCGCGCGCAGGTGTCGCGCAGGTGACGGATCAGCCGCGCGGGCCGCCGTCGAGCGGTCGCTCCTGGAGGGAGGCGGCATCCGCCGTGCCGGCGTCCACGGACGCGAACGTACGGAATCCCTGCTGCTTGAGCGCCTCGAGGAGCGGCGCCACGTTCTTGGGTCGCGGCTCCAGGCGCACGCGCCGGCCGGATGCGACGAGCTCGGCCTTGAGGCGCGCGAGCGCGGCGACCGGCGTGCGCCGATCGTGCACCAGCGCGATGGCGTCGGCGTCCTCCGCCGCGGGCAGCACGGCCAGGTCGACGATGCGCTCGAAGCCGATGGAGAAGCCGGCCGCGGGGACGTCCTGGCCGAGGAAGCGGCCGATCATGCCGTCGTAGCGGCCGCCGCCGCCGACCGAGCTGCCGGACGCCGGGTGCGCGATCTCGAAGATCGTGCCCGTGTAGTAGCCCATGCCGCGGACGAGGGTCGGGTCGAACCGGAGCGTGACGCCGTCGGGCAGGCCGACGAGCGCGTCCGCGAGGGTCTCGAGGTCGGCGACCGCGTCGGGGTCGACGCCGTCGGGCAGGATCCCGGTGATCGCCTCGGCCGTGAGCGGCACGCCGCCGTCGGCGAGCGCGGGCTCGATGCGCTCGAGGATCCCGCCGAGCACCGCCGCCGCGTCGGCCCCGCCCTCGGCGAGCTCCGCGACGACGCCCGCGGCGCCGATCTTGTCGAGCTTGTCGATGCTGATGAGCGCCTGCGCCTGGCGCTCCGCCGCGAACCCGCAGGAGTCGAGGATCCCGGCGAGGATGCGCCTGTCGTTCACGCGGATGGTGCAGCCCGTGAGGCCGAGCGCGGCGAGCGTGGCCGCGGTCGCGGAGATCAGCTCGACCTCGGCCAGCTGCCCGGCCTCGCCGATGATGTCGATGTCGCACTGCATGAACTGGCGGTAGCGGCCCTTCTGCGGGCGCTCGGCACGCCAGACGGGCGCGGCCTGGATCGACCGGAAGACGCCCGGTAGCTCCGCGCGGTGCGAGGCGTAGAAGCGCGCGAGCGGCACCGTGAGGTCGAAGCGGAGCCCGAGGTCGGAGAGCGCGAGCACGTCGCCGGCGTCGGCCGCGGCGTGCAGGTCGTCGCCCGAGAGGCCGCGCTTCAGCACCGAGTAGGCGAGCTTCTCGTTGTCGCCGCCGAGGCCCGCGTGCAGCCGTCCGGACTCCTCCACGACGGGCGTCTCGATCTCGTCGAAGCCGTGCGCGCGGTAGGTGCGGCGGATGATCGCGAGCGCCTGCTCGCGGCGGGCCTTCTCGGCGGGCAGGAAGTCGCGCATGCCGCGGGGCGGCGTGATCTGCTGGGGCATCCCCCGATTCTGTCAGGCGGCGGGCGGCGTCCCCGCCCCGGGCGCACCGGGCGCCTCCGGACGCGCGGCGAGGTCGAGCCACGGCTGGATGCGCGGGGTGAACGCGTCGATGAGCGCCTCGAAGCCGCGCATGGCCCGGTCGCGGTCGCCCGAGATCACGAAGTCGAACTGGAGGCCGTAGGACCCGGCCTGCAGGAGGTCGGCCGTGTCGAGGGCGACCTCCTCCGGGACGCCGTGGGCGCGCATCCACTCGAGCCCGAACCGGCGCCACGCGGAGACGCTCGCGATGGCGTGCGGCCGGACCACGCCGTCGCGCGTGCGGAGGAGGGCGGCCTCGAACTCGAGGCGCTGGAAGTCGCGGTTCACGTCGGTGAGGCGCCAGCTCCACGCTCGGGTCGCCCACTCGCGCAGCTCGTCGGGCCGGATCCGCCGGGGGTCGCCCTCCACCATCTCCGCCTGGCGGTGGTCGATGGCGTCCATCGCGGCCTCGAGCAGACGCTCCTTGGATCCGAAGTGGTAGACGAGCACGAAGGTGCTCTCGCCGAGCACGTCGGCGAGGCCGCGGAAGGTCACCGACTGGAGCGGATGCGCGCGGAGGTGGTCGAGGATGTGGGCCAGCAGGTCCTGGCGGCGATGAGGATCCGGGGCTGCCACGACTCACCATAACAACCGTGATGGACGTGCGGCGAAGGCCGTTACCGTGTGATCGCCCAGGTCTGTCCGCCGTCTCCTTCGGGTGGAGGCGACGGACGTGGCCGCTCGGGATCGGGTAAATCCCGGGCGATGCCCCCGCGGGCCGGAGCTCGCCTCAGGCGGTCCGGCCCGCGCCGGGGACCGCGTCGTCGGCGTCGATCCCGCTGTCGCCCGCACGCGGCTCCGCCCCCTGGGTCTCCGCCGCCTGGATCTCCGCCGCCTGGATCTCCGCGGTCAGCGACCGCAGCGTCGTCCGCAGCGCGCGCTCCGCGTCGAGGCCGCGCGACCTCGCCGAGACCACGACCGCGAGCAGCAGCCGGCCGAGGTCGTCCTCGTCGTCGACCGGGATCGCGGCCGGGGCGTCCGCCTCCAGCAGGCCGACGCGCTCCGCCCGGCCGAGCAGCTTGTCGGCGAGCGCGAGGGACGGCATGCCCATCGGGATCCCGTCGACGACGCTCGTGCGCGCCGACTTCTCACGGTCCTTGGCGGCGCCCCAGACGCGCAGGACCTCCTCGACGGTGTCGGCGCGCTCGTCGCCGAAGACGTGCGGGTGGCGGCGCACCATCTTCTCCGTCGCGGTGCGGGCGACGTCCGCGAGGTCGAAGCCCTCGCCCTCGGTGCGCGCGATGTCGGCGTGGAAGACGACCTGGAGCAGCACGTCGGCGAGCTCCTCGCGCATGCCGGGCACGTCGTCGGTCTCGATGGCCTCGACGAGCTCGTGGCTCTCCTCGAGCAGGTACGGCACGAGGGTCCGGTGCGTCATCTGCCGGTTCCAGACGCAGCCGTCGGGGGCCCGGAGGACGGCCATCGCGGCGGCGAGCTCCGCGACGGCGGCGGACGCGGCCTCGGATCCCGATGCGGCGGCGGACGCGGACGGGGACGCGGGCTCGCTCATCCCGCCATCCTCGCACCGGGCCGCCGGTAGGCTGAGGGTCGGTGTGCCGGGAAGTCTGGTCGGCGGCGGGTGACCGTCTCCCCCTCCATCGACCCCGGAAGGCCCCCATGACCTCCCTCATCCGCTCCGAGCGCGTCGCCGCCGGGCTCCTCCTGCTCGCCGCCGTCGTCGGCCTCGTCGTCGCGAACACGCCGGCCGGGCCCGGCCTCCTCGCCTGGGCCGACGGGCACCTCGCCCTCCCCGCGATCGGCGTCGACCTGTCGCTCCGGCACTGGGTCAGCGACGGCCTGCTCGTCGTCTTCTTCTTCATCGTCGCGGTCGAGCTCAAGCACGAGTTCCTGGCCGGCGGGTTGAACAGCGTCTCGCGCGCCCTCGTGCCCGCCATCGCGGCGGTCGGCGGCGTCGTGGTGCCCGCGCTCGTCTACCTCGCGATCACGGCGGGCAGCGGGCTCGAGCGCGGCTGGCCCGTGCCCACCGCGACCGACATCGCCTTCGCGCTCGGCGTCCTCGCGGTGTTCGGGCGCGGGCTGCCCGCCGCCGTCCGCGTGTTCCTCCTCGCGCTCGCGGTGCTCGACGACCTCATCGCCATCGGGATCATCGCGGTCTTCTTCACGACAGACCTCGACCTGGGCGCGCTCGCCATCGCGGTCGCGGGCGTCGTGCTGTTCGCGGTGGTCGGGCGCCTCGGCGTCGGGCGGACGGGCGCCGCCCGGATCGCCGTGGTCGCGCTGCTGGTGCTCGTCGCGCTCGTGACGTGGTGGGCGACGCTCTCCTCCGGGATCCACGCGACCATCGCCGGCGTCGCACTCGGCTTCGCGCTCCCCCGCCTCTCCGGGCTCCGCGCCGCGCACGCGCTGGAGCCCGCCTCCAACGGGATCGTCCTGCCGCTGTTCGCGTTCTCCGCCGCGCTCGTCGCGATCCCCGCGATCGGCCTCGCGGAGCTCGCGCCCGCGTTCTGGGGCATCGCGCTCGCGCTGCCGCTCGGCAAGCTCGTGGGGATCACCGCGGGCGGGCTGCTCGGCGCGTGGGTCGCGCGCCGCCGCGGATCCGCCGGCGGACTCGCGGTGCCGGATCTCGTGACCGTGTCGCTCCTCGGCGGCATCGGCTTCACGGTGTCGCTGCTGATGAGCGAGCTCGCGTTCGCGGGCCTCGACGACGTGCGCGACGAGGGCACGCTCGCGGTGCTGCTGGGATCCGGCGTCGCGATCGTCGCGGCGGCCGTCACGCTGTCGATCCGCAGCCGCCGGGCACGCCGCGCCGGCGCCGCCGCTGATGACGACGACGCGACGCGGGACGACTTCCCGGCCCACGCGGACGGCGGACCGGCCCGCGCCTAGGCGCCGACCGGACCGCGGCCGGCTCACGCCTTCGGCGCGGACTCCTTCGCGGCCGGCGCCTGCTCCACCGTGAAGACGGCGTCGAGCAGCTGGCGCACCCAGTCCACCAGCTCGGCGTCGGGCAGCGGCTCGCCGTCGCGCTTGGGCAGCGGCACCGTGACGGCGTTGGTCTGCGCGAACAGCTTGCTGCCCGGGTACATGCGCTGCAGGCGCACCTGCTTGCTGTCGGCGAGGTCGGCCGGCGCGATGCGCAGGTTCGGCCCCATCGCGACGACCTCGCTGAGCCCGGCCCGCTGCGCCACACGACGCAGGCGCGAGACCCGCACGAGGTTGTCGACCTCGACGGGCGGCTCCCCGTACCGGTCGGACAGCTCCTCGATGACCCGGTCGATCTGGTCGTCGGTCGCCGTGGGCGACGCCGCGGTGGACAGCTTCTGGTACGCCTCGAGGCGCAGTCGCTCGCTGTCGACGTACTCCTCGGGGATGTGCGCGTCCACCGGCAGCTCGAGCCGCAGCTCGGTCTGGCCCTCGGCGACGTCGCCGCGGAAGGTCGACACGGCCTCGCCGATCATGCGGAGGTAGAGGTCGAAGCCCACGCCCTGGATGTGGCCGGACTGCTCGCCGCCCAGGAGGTTGCCCGCGCCGCGGATCTCGAGGTCCTTGAGCGCGACCTGCATGCCGGATCCCAGCTCGTTGTTCGCCGCGATGGTGGACAGCCGGTCGTGCGCCGTCTCGGACAGCGGCTTGTCGGCGTCGTAGAGGAAGTACGCGTAGGCGCGCTCCCGCCCGCGACCGACGCGCCCGCGGAGCTGGTGCAGCTGGCTGAGCCCGTACTTGTCGGCCCGGTCGATGATGAGCGTGTTCGCGTTCGCGATGTCGAGGCCGGTCTCGATGATGGTGGTCGACACGAGCACGTCGAACTTCCGCTCCCAGAAGTCGACGATGACCTGCTCGAGCATCGCCTCGCTCATCTTGCCGTGCGCCACGGCGACGCGCGCCTCGGGCACCAGCTCGGCCAGCTCCGACGCGACCCGGTTGATGCTCGACACGCGGTTGTGCACGAAGAACACCTGGCCCTCGCGCAGCAGCTCGCGCCTGATGGCGGCGGCGATCTGCTTCTCGCTGTTCGGCCCCACGAAGGTGAGGATGGGGTGCCGGTCCTCCGGCGGCGTCGCGAGCGTCGACATCTCGCGGATGCCCGTGACCGCCATCTCGAGCGTGCGCGGGATCGGCGTGGCCGACATCGCGAGGATGTCGACGTTGGCCTTGAGCTTCTTCAGCGCGTCCTTGTGCTCGACGCCGAACCGCTGCTCCTCGTCGATGATGACGAGCCCCACGTCCTTGAACGCGATGTTGCCCGTGAGCAGCCGGTGGGTGCCGATGACGACGTCGACCGACCCGTCCTCGAGGCCCTTGACGGTCTCGCGCGACTCCTTCTCCGACTGGAAGCGGCTGAGCTGGCGCAGGTGCACGGGGAACCCGGCGAAGCGCTCCGAGAAGGTCTCGAAGTGCTGCTTCACGAGGAGCGTCGTGGGCACGAGCATCACGACCTGCTTGCCGTCCTGCACGGCCTTGAAGGCGGCGCGCACGGCGATCTCGGTCTTGCCGAAGCCGACGTCGCCCGAGACCAGGCGGTCCATGGGGATGGGGCTCTCCATGTCGCGCTTGACCTCGTCGATGACCGTGAGCTGGTCCGGCGTCTCCATGAAGGGGAACGCCTCCTCCAGCTCGCGCTGCCACGGGGTGTCCGGCGGGAAGGAGTGCCCGCGCGACGCCATGCGCGCGGAGTACAGCTTCACGAGCTCGACCGCGATGTCGCGGACGGCCCGGCGCGCCTTGCCCTTCGCCGCGGCCCAGTCGCTGCCGCCCATCTTGCTGAGGGCGGGCTCCTCCCCGCCGACGTAGCGGCTGAGCAGGTCGAGCTGGTCGGTGGGCACGAAGAGCTTGTCGCCCGGGTAGCCGCGCTTCGAGGGCGCGTACTCGATGACGAGGTACTCGCGGCGGGTCTTCACGGCGTTGCGGCCGCCGGAGGAGACCTCGCGCTGCGTGAGCTCGACGAACCTGCCGATGCCGTGCGTGGTGTGCACGACGTGGTCGCCGGGCTTGAGCTGCAGCGGATCCACCACGTTCTTGCGCCGCGTGGCGAGCTTCTTGACCTGGCGGCTGTCGTAGCCGGCCGCGCGCCCGTAGAACTCGCTCTCGGTGAGGAGGGCGAGCTTGACCTCGGGCATCTCGAAGCCCGCGTCGATGGCGGAGCGCAGCAGGTAGGCGATGCCCGGCTCGGGCTCGGCCGGGAACTCCTCGACCACGCGCGCGGGGACGCCCGCCTCGCGGAGCACGGTGTCGGCGCGCTCGACCAGGCCGGATCCCTGGGCCACGACGCCCACGCTCCAGCCGTCGGCGAGGCGCTGGCGCACGTGCTCGATGGCGCCGTCGGCGTTGCCCGCGAAGCTCGGCACGGGATCCGCCTGGATGCGCACGGTCATGACCTCGTCGATCCCGAGGTCCTCTGGCAGCACGTCGGTGGCCTGGAATCCCGACAGGGTCCACCAGCGGCGCGGGCCGCGGGCGTCGCGCAGGCGGCCGAGCGAGAGGAAGTCGCCGGACGCGAGGTCGATGGGCGCCTGCGCTCCCGCGGTGGCGGCGTTCCACGCGGCGTCGAGGAACTCGCGGTTGGTGTCGGCGAGGCTCTGCGCGCGGGTGGAGACGCGCTCGGGCGAGACCACGGCGATGGCCGCGTCCACCGGCAGGTAGTGGGTGACGGGGACGAGCCTGTCGACGAGGGCCGGAGCCAGCGACTCCATGCCCTCCACCGGGATGCCCTCGGCGATCTTCGCGAGCATCTGCTGGAGGTTCGGGAACTCGTGCTGCATCTCGCGGGCGCGCTGGCGCACGGGCGCGCTCAGCAGCAGCTCGCGGCTCGGCGGCAGCTCGACCGAGGTGATCTCCTCCTCGAGCGAGCGCTGGTCGGCGACCGCGAACGGCCGCATCTGGTCGACCTCGTCGCCGAAGAACTCGACGCGCACGGGGTGGTCGGAGACGGGCGGGAAGACGTCGAGGATGCCGCCGCGCACCGCGAACTCGCCGCGGCGCGTGACCATGTCGACGCGCGAGTACGCGAGGTCGACGAGCCGGACGGCCAGCTCGGAGAGGTCGTGCCCGCGGCTGCCGGTGGCGAGCTGCACGGGCGCGAGCTCGGTGAGGTTGTCCGCCACGGGCTGGAGGGCCGCGCGCACCGACGCGACGATGACGAGCGGGCGCACCTGCTCGGCGGGCACCTCGCGGGCCCCCTGGCCGAGCGCGGCGTGCCACTGCTCCATGCGGCGCAGCGCGTGGATCCGCTTGCCCACGATCTCCGCGCTCGGGCTGAGCCGCTCGTGCGGCAGCGTCTCCCAGGCCGGGAACTCGAGGATCTCGGCGTCCGGCAGCACCGCGTCGAGGCTGCGGCGCATCCCCTCGGACTCCCGACCGGTGGCGGTGACGACGAGCAGGCACCCCGGGATGCCGCGCTGGATGCGCTGGCGCAGGAGCCCCGCGAGCAGCGGCCCCTGGAGCCCCTCGGTGAGGGAGAAGTCGGCGTCGCGGGAGGCCGATGCGAGGGCGTCGTCGAACGTGGAGGCGCGCGAGAGCGCCGGGATCAAGCCCTGGAGGATCACCAGATGATCGTACGCGCCGCCACCGACGCGCTCGCCGTCGTCCGCCGAGGGCGGACGCGGGACGCGCGGGCCGGGCCGGCCGCGCGGATCAGGACGCGGCGGTGTGGAACCGCAGCTGCGCCGCGATGAGGCCGTCGGAGGCGATCATCTCGATGGCGTCGGCCGCGTCCTCCAGCACGTTGGGCAGCACCTGCCGCTCCGTGGAGGAGAAGGGCTTGAGCACGAAGTCGGCGGCGTCCTGGCGGCCGGGCGGGCGGCCGATGCCGATGCGCACGCGCGTGAAGTCGCCCGTGCCCGCGGAGGAGATGATGTCGCGTATCCCGTTGTGGCCCCCGTGCCCGCCGCCCTGCTTGAGCTTCATCGAGTCGAACGGGATGTCGAGCTCGTCGTGCGCGACGACGAGCTGCGCGGGCTCGAGCGAGAAGTACTTGAGGAGGTTCGCGACCGGCCCCCCGGACAGGTTCATGAACGAGCTCGGCTTCGCGAGGATGAGCTTCGGCCCGCCGGGGACGGCGCGCCCCTCCGCGACCTGCGCGTTGGAGCGGTGCGAGCGGAACGTGGCGCGCATCCGGTCGGCGAGCACGTCGAGCGCCATCTGGCCCACGTTGTGCCGCGTGCCCGCGTACTGCGGGCCGGGGTTGCCGAGGCCGACCACGAGCAGGGTCCGGTCGTCCACGTGCGCTCTCCTCGTCCGTCGATCGCATCCGGGGCGGATGCGCGGAGCCCGCCGGCCGCTGCCGGTGTCCCGGACGGCGGCCGACGGGCTCCGTGGTGCTGTCGTGCTGGTGGTGCGTGCGCGACCGGGGCCGCGGCAGGTGCTACTTGTCGTCGCCCGACTGGGCGCCGGTGGCACCGTCGTCGGTGACCGCGACGTCCGCGTCGCCCTCGGCCACGACGTCCTCGTCGACCGCGTCGGTCGTGAGGTCGAGCTGGGGCACGGAGATCGCGAGCACGAGGGTCTCGGGGTCGGTGACGAGCGTCGCGCCGGCGGGCAGGTCGACCTGGCCGGCCGTGATCTGCGTGCCCTCCTCGAAGCCCTCGATGGAGACGACGAAGCGCTCCGGGATGTGGGTGGCCTCGACGTCGACCGTGATGGACGTGTACTCGAGGTTGTGGATCGTGCCGGGGTAGGACTCGCCCTCGACGTGGATCGGGACCTCGACCTCGACGCGCTCGCCCTGGCGGACGACGATG
This genomic interval from Clavibacter michiganensis contains the following:
- a CDS encoding DUF501 domain-containing protein produces the protein MTRPPFDPPSERDVRVVTAQLGRPARDVVGIAARCVCGNPTVVSTAPRLTDGTPFPTLYYLCHPAATAAISHLEAEHVMAELQDDLAEDEAMRDAYAAAHASYLADRESILVVPELAGVSAGGMPVRVKCLHALAGHALAAGPGVNPIGDIALARASWSPDVCECADPDAA
- a CDS encoding FtsB family cell division protein, with product MARFPGLDTLRARRAPRPRTERVPVALPDGDAPAGNWLRSMRFSGFSVMVLVLLVLTVVVLAPGLRIYLEQRQQLSSLQSAVDAQKGTIAQLQDQRARYDDPAFLKAQVRDRLFYVMPGETSYLVRGLPAATGDAATTTPDGAPISADLQETKQDWVQALLGSALTSALSDTPPDQLQGSVQGGDQ
- the eno gene encoding phosphopyruvate hydratase, with protein sequence MAAIEAVNAREILDSRGNPTVEVEVLLEDGTFTRAAVPSGASTGAFEAYELRDGDAGRYLGKGVQKAVAAVVDEIGPAIQDLDAADQRIIDATMIELDGTENKSRLGANALLGVSLAVAKAAADSAELPLYRYLGGPNAHTLPVPMLNVINGGSHADTNVDIQEFMLLPVGASTFSEGLRWGVETYHALKSLLKKKGLSTGLGDEGGFAPNLDSNRAALDLLMEAIDAAGFTAGKQIALGLDVASSEFYSDGAYTFEGQKVDAAHLTAYFADLVASYPLITIEDPLDEDDWAGYDHFTAELGAKVQIVGDDLFVTNPKRLADGITRGVANSILVKVNQIGTLTETLDAVSLAQRSGYTTVLSHRSGETEDTTIADLAVAVDAGQIKTGAPARSERVAKYNQLLRIEQDLGAAAVYAGRSAFPRFQA
- the hisS gene encoding histidine--tRNA ligase, which encodes MPQQITPPRGMRDFLPAEKARREQALAIIRRTYRAHGFDEIETPVVEESGRLHAGLGGDNEKLAYSVLKRGLSGDDLHAAADAGDVLALSDLGLRFDLTVPLARFYASHRAELPGVFRSIQAAPVWRAERPQKGRYRQFMQCDIDIIGEAGQLAEVELISATAATLAALGLTGCTIRVNDRRILAGILDSCGFAAERQAQALISIDKLDKIGAAGVVAELAEGGADAAAVLGGILERIEPALADGGVPLTAEAITGILPDGVDPDAVADLETLADALVGLPDGVTLRFDPTLVRGMGYYTGTIFEIAHPASGSSVGGGGRYDGMIGRFLGQDVPAAGFSIGFERIVDLAVLPAAEDADAIALVHDRRTPVAALARLKAELVASGRRVRLEPRPKNVAPLLEALKQQGFRTFASVDAGTADAASLQERPLDGGPRG
- a CDS encoding TetR/AcrR family transcriptional regulator, with the translated sequence MAAPDPHRRQDLLAHILDHLRAHPLQSVTFRGLADVLGESTFVLVYHFGSKERLLEAAMDAIDHRQAEMVEGDPRRIRPDELREWATRAWSWRLTDVNRDFQRLEFEAALLRTRDGVVRPHAIASVSAWRRFGLEWMRAHGVPEEVALDTADLLQAGSYGLQFDFVISGDRDRAMRGFEALIDAFTPRIQPWLDLAARPEAPGAPGAGTPPAA
- a CDS encoding MazG family protein — translated: MSEPASPSASAAASGSEAASAAVAELAAAMAVLRAPDGCVWNRQMTHRTLVPYLLEESHELVEAIETDDVPGMREELADVLLQVVFHADIARTEGEGFDLADVARTATEKMVRRHPHVFGDERADTVEEVLRVWGAAKDREKSARTSVVDGIPMGMPSLALADKLLGRAERVGLLEADAPAAIPVDDEDDLGRLLLAVVVSARSRGLDAERALRTTLRSLTAEIQAAEIQAAETQGAEPRAGDSGIDADDAVPGAGRTA
- a CDS encoding Na+/H+ antiporter NhaA codes for the protein MTSLIRSERVAAGLLLLAAVVGLVVANTPAGPGLLAWADGHLALPAIGVDLSLRHWVSDGLLVVFFFIVAVELKHEFLAGGLNSVSRALVPAIAAVGGVVVPALVYLAITAGSGLERGWPVPTATDIAFALGVLAVFGRGLPAAVRVFLLALAVLDDLIAIGIIAVFFTTDLDLGALAIAVAGVVLFAVVGRLGVGRTGAARIAVVALLVLVALVTWWATLSSGIHATIAGVALGFALPRLSGLRAAHALEPASNGIVLPLFAFSAALVAIPAIGLAELAPAFWGIALALPLGKLVGITAGGLLGAWVARRRGSAGGLAVPDLVTVSLLGGIGFTVSLLMSELAFAGLDDVRDEGTLAVLLGSGVAIVAAAVTLSIRSRRARRAGAAADDDDATRDDFPAHADGGPARA
- the mfd gene encoding transcription-repair coupling factor; this encodes MILQGLIPALSRASTFDDALASASRDADFSLTEGLQGPLLAGLLRQRIQRGIPGCLLVVTATGRESEGMRRSLDAVLPDAEILEFPAWETLPHERLSPSAEIVGKRIHALRRMEQWHAALGQGAREVPAEQVRPLVIVASVRAALQPVADNLTELAPVQLATGSRGHDLSELAVRLVDLAYSRVDMVTRRGEFAVRGGILDVFPPVSDHPVRVEFFGDEVDQMRPFAVADQRSLEEEITSVELPPSRELLLSAPVRQRAREMQHEFPNLQQMLAKIAEGIPVEGMESLAPALVDRLVPVTHYLPVDAAIAVVSPERVSTRAQSLADTNREFLDAAWNAATAGAQAPIDLASGDFLSLGRLRDARGPRRWWTLSGFQATDVLPEDLGIDEVMTVRIQADPVPSFAGNADGAIEHVRQRLADGWSVGVVAQGSGLVERADTVLREAGVPARVVEEFPAEPEPGIAYLLRSAIDAGFEMPEVKLALLTESEFYGRAAGYDSRQVKKLATRRKNVVDPLQLKPGDHVVHTTHGIGRFVELTQREVSSGGRNAVKTRREYLVIEYAPSKRGYPGDKLFVPTDQLDLLSRYVGGEEPALSKMGGSDWAAAKGKARRAVRDIAVELVKLYSARMASRGHSFPPDTPWQRELEEAFPFMETPDQLTVIDEVKRDMESPIPMDRLVSGDVGFGKTEIAVRAAFKAVQDGKQVVMLVPTTLLVKQHFETFSERFAGFPVHLRQLSRFQSEKESRETVKGLEDGSVDVVIGTHRLLTGNIAFKDVGLVIIDEEQRFGVEHKDALKKLKANVDILAMSATPIPRTLEMAVTGIREMSTLATPPEDRHPILTFVGPNSEKQIAAAIRRELLREGQVFFVHNRVSSINRVASELAELVPEARVAVAHGKMSEAMLEQVIVDFWERKFDVLVSTTIIETGLDIANANTLIIDRADKYGLSQLHQLRGRVGRGRERAYAYFLYDADKPLSETAHDRLSTIAANNELGSGMQVALKDLEIRGAGNLLGGEQSGHIQGVGFDLYLRMIGEAVSTFRGDVAEGQTELRLELPVDAHIPEEYVDSERLRLEAYQKLSTAASPTATDDQIDRVIEELSDRYGEPPVEVDNLVRVSRLRRVAQRAGLSEVVAMGPNLRIAPADLADSKQVRLQRMYPGSKLFAQTNAVTVPLPKRDGEPLPDAELVDWVRQLLDAVFTVEQAPAAKESAPKA
- the pth gene encoding aminoacyl-tRNA hydrolase, with translation MDDRTLLVVGLGNPGPQYAGTRHNVGQMALDVLADRMRATFRSHRSNAQVAEGRAVPGGPKLILAKPSSFMNLSGGPVANLLKYFSLEPAQLVVAHDELDIPFDSMKLKQGGGHGGHNGIRDIISSAGTGDFTRVRIGIGRPPGRQDAADFVLKPFSSTERQVLPNVLEDAADAIEMIASDGLIAAQLRFHTAAS
- a CDS encoding 50S ribosomal protein L25/general stress protein Ctc, producing MVDNNLSAELRTQFGKGAARKIRAIGKIPAVIYGHGTDPQHVTLPGHELMLIIRKANQIITLDIAGTPQLVLVKDVQKDPVRQIIEHVDLIVVRQGERVEVEVPIHVEGESYPGTIHNLEYTSITVDVEATHIPERFVVSIEGFEEGTQITAGQVDLPAGATLVTDPETLVLAISVPQLDLTTDAVDEDVVAEGDADVAVTDDGATGAQSGDDK